The Salarias fasciatus chromosome 11, fSalaFa1.1, whole genome shotgun sequence genomic interval ATTCTGGCTCTTTGCGCAACAGTGATTAAGCAATCCATTACCACAACTGGAAAAGAGAAATAAGATGTAACTTTATGGAAAATAAGTCATCTCAAAgttcaaaaagttaaaaaaaagaagcaaaaaaaacagataCATGGCAAAAGCTGCCTCTGCATATTCCGCCATGTctttgaaatgtgattttatgtGCACATAAAATAAGCAAAATAATATCTTAACCAAAGTGCAAATGATTCAGACCGACTACCAGAAACTTTTTCCCAGTGAATGTTAGTGAGTTATTTCTCTATTGGTTGTTGCTTTGACGTTTTCAGAATTTTTGCCATATGTTACAGAAAGTGTCTCACCTTACTGCCGTTATTTACAGTAATTTGTTCCAGATGCAAAAAGCAAGACATTGTAGAAGATAACTGACACGTGAGGAAAAAAGCACATTCAAATTGCATAAATCTGCAGTTATAAGAGCATAAAAACATTAATCCCACCATTCTAAACACTGAATTCTTATTATGGTATAATTTTCTTattaaatattcataatatttcatatttatcaATATAATTCTTTTCATATCTTTGTgcaatgtggagctgctgagatAACTAAATCTCCCCAATAGTTTTATCGTGTCTTACTTTACAAATACAGACTAAGATTTATATTCTATACTGTATCAGTGTGTCTCTCTTCAGTCTGACTTATACCTGAAGTTGAAGTTTGTACAGTCTCTAAAATGTAAGACTTTCTGCAAAGTGACAagcattttgcatttctttgctTCTGCAGCACATAACAAGTCATTATTTAAGGTActccattaaaacaaaacaaaagaataaagtcattaaaaaagaaatttggtagaaggaaaaaaaaagttgcggTGGTTCATGCAAACAATGCAACATCAAAACAGGAGCAAAACACAAACTCCTGGATGAAAATCTGATACAGACATAGACATCGAGAAATAGATGTCTttatattgggaaaaaaaaaaaaaaaatcacctgagGCAGGAATTGTGAGCCTGCGGTACCTTCCTTGGTAATAATTCTTAAAAAGCTTTCAGAGTGTGTTGAAGGAAGGGTGGGAGGACGTTAGAGGACTGCTCTATAGGCTTGTGTGGCAGTCGCGGCACAGGATTTTGTCGTCGTTGGGGAAAAAGCCGGCGCCCACGAGTGAAACGGAGCACTGGGAGCAGGTGAAGCATGGCTGATGCCACTGTCGATCTTCAAATGAGATGTACTTCCCGCCTCCAAAACCTGCCACACGAGAGGGACGAGAATCAGCCTCAGATCAGAACCCAGTTTACAcaacacagaatgaaaaacagttCCAGTAGTCCAATGTGCTTTAATGACGATCAGAAGATTAAACCACGTGAAATCCTACCTGTGATCGGCTTGCTGCAGGCCTCACACTTCTTGGCGTACAAGTTGCCGAAGCACTTGAGGCAATACGGGTTTTCTTCTCGGGAGGTGAAGTGCTGACCTGCCAGCTGCATCTTACAGCCGGTGCACACAAAACACTCCTTATGCCACGGCTCGTCCCGATAGGTCACGCCGCCTTTAGCCAGggcctttaaaaagaaagagaaaaaaaaaagcccaagaGGTCAGGTCGGAAGCCTCCTCTTCCAAAATAATATCCAAAGCACATTCCTGCAGACGTTTACTTATAGCTCTCATAGCTTAGATGACAATGTGTTTGTAACTGAAGACATGAGACTCTTAAAGGTCTTTTATCCGCTTTGTTTCTTGTACAACGAATCAAACGGAAATGAATGGCGGTCACGCATTTAATTTCAATCATTATTTTGTTATGTCATGATGGAGCACTGCAAAAGCCAGTCGAATGATTCTAAACTCCGATACCCAAGCAATGAGCAGAAGTCACACAACATTTCCGTCTAATATTTGAAATTTTACACAGTGCTCTTTTAAAACTGGTTAACCGGCGCTCTGACTGACCTTTTTACAGCGCGTGCAGCGTGGAGCAAACTTGTCCTCGTAGCAAGGCACGCAGTAGTGCTCATCCTTGTCGGGAATGAAGGACTTTGAGCCAATGGGCTGCTGACAGCTGTGACAGATGAAGCAGCCCTCGTGCCATGTGGAGCCGGCGTACTCCAGCTTTCTCGTACCTGCAGTGGCAGAAGGAAAGAGGTATGACAGAGAGGGAACAAGAGGATGGAAAGaatgattttctttaaaaaaaaaaaaaaggaggctgaGTTAGCATCATTTACACATTGTGACAGAATTACGAAGATCATGCTGGTATTCTCGGtggttttaaatatttgtgttgCATGAAGGAATATACAATTCATTGTGCTACACCAAAATTTATTTTCAATCAAAATACCACAGGTCCCACACTTCTTTCCTACGACTGGAAACTAGTAGcaagctttttgaaaaatggatAAAGTCATTTTCCCCTCTGTGCCCAACCATCCATCTTATGTCCCTTTGGTTGTTGAGTTTTTTATTGTACCGGTTGGTTTATTCTGCAGGGATGCTGTGGTCTGTGCAgagctgacttttttttttctgtaatgtttcaGTGCTTTAGGCGGTGCGGTGTGGCGTTcctaaatcaaaaacacaaaaatcccCTACGAAGCCCTTCCAGGAAATAAGCTCACAGGAGTCAGAGTACCTCAGCAAAGACGATTAGAAAGAGTAAAATCCTGtacttttgacttttttccccacaacatTCCAACAAATTTAAAGAGGTTTAAATTCAGTCAGACACAACTTCGCCacgtttgttttccttttcttttttcaatcacGTTTGTCTACAGTTCCCACCAACAGTGTTTTAAAAGCGGAAAAGTTGGTAAAGTTgatgttttttgtaattttgtacTTTGACTTGTGCCTTGTTTCCCCAAGGTATGAAGCAGGTTTTggaataaataagtgaaatacAATCAGCTAAGCAGTATGACTCCTCCTGATTCATGAAATTATAGGTAAACATGATTTATTTCCATTCAGTCTTTTGTGATCTGAACATTTTAACTGTTGATATTGTGACAGCAATATACATTCATTGTGCAACTCAAGATGCAATGCGCTGTTTCTGGataagaaagagagagggttaCACCCACTCCTCCCATCCGATTAATTTCATTTAGACAGGGCAAATCTGATCAAATACAGGTGACACTATTTTAATCAAACTCATGATTTTAAATGAGTCGATGTAGGCATATTTGGGAATTAACACTATTGGTTGCGTCCTGCTGACATTATTGATCAAGCCGTCATTTTTTGCATAACATTTAAAATATCTATACctttagaaataaaggaaatgtaCCAAAATTATATCATAAGGATCTTCTAAATAGCGCCCCAAAGtaattttgcagtttttttcaacGTGCATACTACAAGTTCAAAgaagaacccccccccaaaaaaaaaaaaaactgtgcagaagTAATGTGATGACAGCCTCCAAACATTCCCTGTAGTCCTCAAAAAGCTTCAGGCCCTTCTCAGCTGGTATTTTATCCTTCTCTTCCTTTGCAGTTTGTTCAACCTCTCAAATGTTTGCAGGCTTCAACTGAAAATAGGTTTTGTTGCAGTGGCTCAAAGAATTCACTCTAAAATCTTGACAACTCTCTGATTTCATGAGTCAACGCCTCCCCAACCTCAGAAAGCTGTTTTTGTCTTCAGCATTGCAAGAACAGTGACACAGCTGGCTTTTTAAAACATGGAGGTCATCATTCATTGGCTAATTGGTGTCACATGGGCACAGGCATTTTACCACAGGTGATCCTCATTAGTAATTAACCACCAGTGAGTCACATTTGCAGAGTTTGTTACCCCTAGAATTGGCAAATCCTTAAACTTGCATTAAAAAGCTGGTGTACTTAAGAAGCGTAATGGAAATGCAGCTAATATGTTTCCGTACTGATATATAGCAAAGACTGCCAATATCAGTGACACTATTTCAATCAGTCTGATGATTTTTAAAGAGTCTTAATGAGTCAAGTTTAAGTTGACACAGGTTCTCGATAGAAAAGAAtggtttcatttgattcatttttgaaaactgaaaactgttttcagtgttgatTCAGGTTGATGTTCATGAGTTTTCACTCCCATTTACTGTCAAATAAATCCCACAAGTATTAGTAAGAGGCGAATGTGAGATCTTAACTAGAAATCAAAATATCGGGCGAAGCCCCACTCGATGTGGAATCTTTGCTACAGAGGCGCTGGAATAACTGAGTTTGCTTATCTCTTGTTATCATCAGGTTTCTGGCAGCCTTCCAGCCCTGGGGATCTGGCTTACAGACAACAAATCAAGCAGACTGGCAATTACTCCGTCACGTTCACCCCTGCCTGCTGCTCCGTCCTGGACCCCTGCCTTCGCCTTatactttaactttttttttccctccccaaaacctccctccctcactctaTCTGCTTCATCTCTCACTTTCAAAAATTTGCCATGTCATCATTTTCCAAAGTCATTTGCCtacttttaaaattcaatttgtATACTacatggaaaataaaatgaatgacgGACAGTCCGGATAAGGCTCAGCGGTTGGGAGATATACTGTAATGTATGGCACTGTCAAATTCATTAGAACAAGGCGTTTTATTCAAGGCATCGTTCCCTCTTTTACATTATGTATTCTATTTCATCCTCTTAGATTCCAAGCAAAGATTATTTGCTTCTCACGTCAGCATCAATATTTCAGTACAGACATGCAGAAGAAAACTACATTTCTATAGCATGTCCTCTTCTGTTGAtctgaatctctctctctctaaaaaaaaaaaaaaaaaaaaactttggggCTCCAATAAGTGAAGGGTTACCTGGCATGACGATCTTGTCGCATGCTACACACTTGGACGAGAACTCGTTACAGTAGCAGTCGTTGCAGAGCAGTGCGTCATCCTGGCTGGTGAAGGGCTCGTCTGCCAGCGAGCGATCGCAGCGGAAACAGCGGAAGCAGTGCTCATGATAATGCCGGTCTTCATAAAAGAGCTCCTGACAGCAGAACAAAAGCAGACGCTCATTGGTTATTTCACAAAGTCATAAAGGTGTCACGGAAATGATATACACGTATAAATTAGACCATACGGGGGatggaaataaaacataaaGGAATGTTGAGACTGCTCTTGGTCAAACTGACACTGAAAATATCTCCAGGAACAAATACGTGGCACATAATGCAGAAGTATGAACACATGAAATCTCTCAGGGTGGGAGTGATACTTCAGGCTATCGACAGGAGAAAATGCTGACTTCACTCCCTGTCAGGGTGTCGATGACTCCTTGGACTCTGGTGTTAAATAAGACTATTTAgcgctttagtttttttttcctgtattctGCATGAATGAGCAGGCGTCAGCTAATCCACTTCATGTTGGCGTTTTCCGTTTAAGGGAAGATTACACTTTAAATTGATTGTGGGGAAGCGGGAGACGTTCGCTCATGCTGCATTTTTACAATCTTTGACTAAATTAGTCTCTTGGCTTATGTGGATTTGCTGGAAATAGCCCGCATGATTGCAATTCAAATTAGCCTTTGCGCTGTCGTGCTACACAAAGATATATAGAACGTGCCTCATTTATCTTGAATTATGCACCATTAACATGACACAGCTTGTTTTTTAGTGATCCAAAACCAtgccaaaacattttaaaaatgacttaAAGCCAAGCACAGTTGTTCTTTGATGCTGATTTATCTTTGTTTGATATGGAAACAGGTGGTGCATAATGGCGAAAGGCATATATCACATGTGCGATTCAGgcaatattttgttttcaagctTAAGAATTGTGATTGCAGTTTTAAATGTATAGTATTTGTTATTGAGCAGCACAGAGCTGATTACATGTCAGTTCATGTCGAAAACGGATGCCTCACCCTTGCGTCGTGGCCAATCAGCTCCTTGCACTCGTCACACGTGTTTGAGAAGAGGCTGTCGTAACAGGGGATGCAGTAGGGGCTGTCGTCTGACTGGATGTATTTGCGGCCGTACAGCGATTCTTTGCAGTTGTCACAGTCGAATCGGTCGGCCATTGTAATTCTCTGCGAGTCTGTAACACGGAAAGCAGAGGCTCGTGTCAGCAAATGTCAACAACTCCAAAGTTAAAGGATTTCACAAGAAGTAAAAGGACAataggggaaagaaaaaaaaaaagggggggagggggggagtgtTGAGGAATGATTTAGTCACCTTTTCCATCACAGCAGTTGAGCATCAGTATAGACTTTCACTGCCAATATTTATGTTGTAAATACTTGGACTTGCACCAGCGGCGGAGCTGGgctcaaacaaaacacacagcgcAAGTGGGAGCAAGTGGAGAAGAAGGAGAGGTGGCACAAAATGGATCTGAACTTTTACAGCTGTGGATGAAAGTTTGCTGgatgcaggggggggggggggcacagtaTAAGAAAGCTGTCACTCGCTTTCTTTCAGTCACTAATGAAACACCTTTCTGTCGCCGTCAGCCTCTCTAAACCTGCAGTAAAAGATTAAAGCGCAAACGAACGATCGACTTCCGCGGTGACTGAAGGAAAGTGAAGCAGCAGATCCACGCTTATGAAGCTTACCCATCATGCACACCTGTAAATATTTATGAGGCCGGGATCTATTTGTGATTAAAGCGAGGACCACCAACGGATACGAAAACCCAGCGAGGCATTTCAGCGTATACTCGTGTCAGATGAGCAGACAAGTGAAGCTGTCTGAACACGACTCCTGAGCAAGAGGCTTCCATTCAGGGCAGAGATGAGGCCACGTACAAACACAAGAGGCACACTGTCTGAGAACGTGGCTTCCGCCGTGCGACAGGGCCCTTGATCAGCGCTGAACACACAACAAAATGACAGAATAATATTGTGAGAGCATTGTGGCAACAATATCGGGttgccaaaacattacagcattGTTGGAGGAAAGCCCGGCGATAAGTGATACAGTCCTCTGGCTGGGTGCACGGCTGGATGCTCATTCCCACAACCGAGCAATAATAAACACTGATATAATAATCGATCACACTTCGGACCGTCTCTCTGCTGCCTGACTTacacccacacacgcacgcacgtagACGCACACGCCAAAGAACATCCGCACAAAGGCACAGGGTgacgcacacaaaaaaaaaaagggaagaaagaaCAGTAGAAGTGAATTCACACAGGATCCAtcatcaaagaaaacattactCCCAGGCTCTCGGGTTTCAACTGTCTCAGTCCTCTGCGAGACAAAAGCTCCTAATGACTCGGGGTGAGAAAGTCAAGATCCGACAGCCCTCACCTGCTCGCAGTCCTCATATATAACCCGGTGACAAGCCGTCCACAGGCACAACACCGCTGTTTTTTCCACACCGGTGAGGCTTTTTCAAGCCCTTCAATGACCTTAAAACATAAATTACAAAGCTTAAACACTTGATAGTGTGTACACAACCTCACATCGCTGCATTTCCACATCTCTGTTTGCTGGCTGAATGGAATGGATACATCTTGAGGATCCTGTGTCTCACATTATAGCATCCAGCTGGAGGTTATGGCAGAATCTCAGAATAAGCAGCTGTGGTTGGACTGTCTAATGTACAGCAAGGCGCTGAACTTGCAAGTCTGTGTTTAAGGATCAATTTCTGTGCGTTGACACACCATTCCTCAGAAAATTCCAGCATTGCTGCCATCAGGCCCGAGTAACCACAACGTCAAGATTAGATCAACAAAGTATAGAGCTGAAGAGGAGTGTATGACCTTAACGCTATCTGCAGTGCCAGGCAGGTACAGCATGTGCCGTCTTCGCATGCCAGGTGAGAGAGACGAGACGAGGCATGACTCAAAAAGCCAGGGAGCCGGTGCCGTGACGTCCCAACGTCATATTTCATTCCCAAGGCAAGATGAGCCGTTTTGTTTCCCTTGCAAAATTCAGATGCATCACCCACACGAGTGTCCAAAAGACAACAGAGAAGCAGAAACTTTAAGAGGCCCGAACAACCTGACACTTCGGaaaagaaggttttttttttttttttttaaaaattcacaaGTTTGAGTGGGATTAAAGACAGCGAAGAGAAGAGAACTCAGGGCCAGTTCTCACAGGGTTGCGTATCTACAACTGCTAAGCTTCCCAGCAGAAGTCTATCTCCTAGCAAAGAGTGACTAAGATCTCCACTCTGGGTTAATACGGTTCACAAATACCAGAGCTGTGACTAAATCCAGCCCCCTGGGGAAAGTGTGGGCTCTTCGAAGAAATCGCCACTGTATCCACATGGTCCAGTATGGTCCAGAGTGTAACGGTGGCATTGCTGCAGACACTGGGGATGTGTGTTTAATATACACAATGGCACATTCCAGGCTGCATATAGTGATTTGGGAAGAGGTCAACTGAGTGAAAACTAAATAACATGAAAGTCAAAGTGAAAAAGTGAGAGTAGCATTAAGGCATGGATATTAGGATCTTAAAATTAATATCTGGATACCACAACGAAACATTGCATCCAAACACTGCATAGGCAACATCCTGTAAATGATGACATTCTCTGTCCATATTTTCAAGGACAATGTTAACTTtttcataaaagaaaacatcactTTGAGACACACTAATGCTTCCTGAAAGTTAGATAAACCCTCACGCTTCATGAGCCTGCAACAAACCTTCAGACTTCCAGCTATAAGATAGCAGAAAAATGTCAAGGCTGCAGTATAATGTCCTAGTCAACACAACCCTCTGTGATTGGCATAAAAAGGCCAAGTACAGAGCAACAGACCAACGCAAGCAACTGGACTGTATGCTGTTGCTGGGCAACACGGTCATGGTTGGTTTCCTGAATGGTCTAATAGATACCCTGTCCAGTCCGGTCCCACAGGCAGGCCTGTTAATCCCCAGTCCAAACTTTGCTTACGCTCTGGTTAATCCCAAATGATCAGTCCGTACGGCCCGCTGGGAACAAATCCGTGAGCTCTCCCCCCGCCTCTTTCCTGCCCGTTAAAAGAATATGCTTGtaaaatatctgtttttcttAGACTAGACAAAGCACTCGAATGTTTCATAAACACAGGAAACATGCTGTTGACCACAGCAGGCAAAATGGATGTGTACTGCACATGCAACcacaaaactacaaaacaattctcatttttcagacaatttATATAATTAACCCAGCTGTGCAAAAatgtttcaacatttctttcACTGGATGGTCCACATACTGTTTCTACATTCAGTGTTATTTGCCGaaataaatacaacatgaaTATGATATACAATCAATAATTGTttcccaaagaaaaaaaagttttcattctATTAAATTGGATTTTAGTTTTATATATATCATGAGGTCTGCAAGCAATAtagttaaaaacaaaccaattcaGTACTTGGGCAGCTGCTGGACTTGTTAGGTGTTGTTTATAGGGCCAGAGTGACTATAGTGCTTTTATAACCAAGTGGATACTTTAGCAAGTGTGGATTTTACGGTGTGCAGTAAGGTCTgatttatgataaaaaaaaaaaaaaaccatcagcaACAAAAGCCACTCGATCTCTTTCAAATGTCTGGAAGTTTTGGCAAAGCATAGATTTGCACACGAGACAAGGCAGTGTGTTGTCACCTTCAAGTACACACCTGCTTCCTTTTATATACATCCCAGAGGTAAGTGAGAAAGAATCTCAATAGGAGTGTAACACAAAATAAGTGAAGGTgtca includes:
- the fhl3a gene encoding four and a half LIM domains protein 3 encodes the protein MADRFDCDNCKESLYGRKYIQSDDSPYCIPCYDSLFSNTCDECKELIGHDARELFYEDRHYHEHCFRCFRCDRSLADEPFTSQDDALLCNDCYCNEFSSKCVACDKIVMPGTRKLEYAGSTWHEGCFICHSCQQPIGSKSFIPDKDEHYCVPCYEDKFAPRCTRCKKALAKGGVTYRDEPWHKECFVCTGCKMQLAGQHFTSREENPYCLKCFGNLYAKKCEACSKPITGFGGGKYISFEDRQWHQPCFTCSQCSVSLVGAGFFPNDDKILCRDCHTSL